The nucleotide sequence AGAAAAAATGGTGATGCCGGGCGACAATACGGCGATCACTGTGAAACTGATCGTGCCGGTGGCCATCGAGGAGCAGCTGCGTTTCGCGGTGCGCGAAGGCGGCAGGACGGTCGGTTCCGGCGTGGTGACGAAAATTATAAAGTAACCCCTCTGTCTGCTGCGCAGACAGCTCCCCTTTGAACAAGGGGAGCAAATAGAGAGAGAAGTTAAATTTGCCCCCCTTGCGAAAGGGGGGCTGTCGTAATTGAACGCGGCGAAATTACAACTGCGGGGTGTGAGTTAAAATGCAGACCAAAGAGAATATTCAAAACATCGCGCCGTATCAGCCCGGAGTCTTAAAAGAGGGCGCGATCAAACTGGCTTCCAATGAGAATCCGCTGGGCTCTTCGCCCAAAGCTCTGGCGGCGCTCAAAGAAAGTCTGGACAAACTGCATCTCTATCCTGACGGCGGCTGCGTTCGGCTGAAAAACGCGCTGGCTGAATATTACGGCCTGTCGCCGGAATATTTTTTGACCGGCAATGGCTCGGACGAAATTTTTCATTTTATCACCGCGGCTTTTGTGCGGCCGGCAGAGCGGGTTTTGACTTCGACGGTTACTTTTTCCGAATACACTTTTGCCGCGAAACTTTTTGCCGGCGCGGTGGATTATGCGCCGCTTGCCGACGGCCGATTTCAGCTGGAGGCCATGCTTCAAAAAATCACGCCGCAGACCAAAATAATTTTTTTGGCCAATCCCAATAACCCGACTGGCACGTATTTCCCGGCGGCGGAATTAGAAAATTTCTTAAAAAAAGTTCCCGATGAGATCATGGTGGTCCTTGACGAAGCCTATGCCGAGTATGCCGCCGCCGCGGATTATCCGAACTCCCTGGGCCTGCTGAAAACTTTTAAAAATCTTTTGCTCACCCGCACTTTTTCCAAAATTTACGGTTTGGCCGGATTGCGCGCGGGATACATGATCGCCGCCCCTGAAGTGATTGCCTATCTGAATAAAACCCGCGAGCCTTTTAATGTCAACGCGCTGGCGCAGACCGCGGCGGCGGCGGCGCTGGACGACAGAGATTTTGTGCGGCGTTCGCGCGAAAATAATGAAATCGGCAAAAAATATTTATATGCGGAGTTTGATAAACTGGGCTTAAAATATTATCCGACGGAAGCAAATTTTATTTTTGTTTATATCGGCCAGGACTGCAACGCGGCTTTTCAGAAACTGCTGGAGCGGGGCGTGACCGTGCGTCCCCTGCAGAGCTTTGGCGTCCAGGACGCCATCCGCGTAACGATCGGCACGCCGGAGCAGAATCAAAAATTTAGCGCCGCTTTAAAGGAGATCTTGTAATCTTGTTAAAACACACGCCGCTTTATGAGGAACATTTAAGACTCGGCGCCAAAATGGTTGAATTTGGCGGCTGGGAAATGCCGTTGCAATACACCGGCATTATTGAGGAACACAAAGCTGTGCGCTCACGCGCCGGGATGTTCGACGCGGGACACATGGGCGTCGTGAAATTTGCCTCGTCAGAAAAACTATTGTCTGTCCAGCGCGCGGCGCTGACCAGATCCATTGGCGATATGGCCGTCGGGCAGATCCGCTACAACCGTATCCGTAACACGCAAAACGGGATTGTTGACGATATTTTGATCTACAAAGATTATGAAAATTATTTAAGTGTTTTCAACGCGGCCAATACTGAAAAAGATCAGCGCTTTTTTGCGGAGCTGGGCGTGGAGTGCGAGTTAATGGGGCTGCATGTGATCGCCGTGCAGGGGCCGGAAGCAGAAAGCCTGGTGCAGCGGCACACCGCCGAGGATTTGGCACAGCTGAGATACTATACTTTTTTGCCGCTGGAGTTTGACGAGTACGATGTACTGGCCAGCAAGACTGGCTACACGGGTGAGCGCGGTTTTGAGCTGCTGACGCCGGCGGAAAACTGCGCGGCGGTCTGGAATATCCTGCGGCAGGACGGCACGGCGCCCTGCGGGCTGGGCGCGCGGGACACTCTGCGCCTCGAAGCCGGCCTGCCGCTTTACGGCCATGAGCTGCGCGAGGAATGGACTGCCGCGCAGTCGGACAGCATTGTTGGCTTAAAAATGCTTGACCAATTCGGCGTGCCGCGGCAGGGTTATCCGGTTTACGACAGGGCCGAAAATCTGCTTGGCGAGATCACTTCCGGCGCTTTTTCACCGACGCTTAAAGGACCGATCGCTCTGGCTTATTTAAGCAAAAAAGAGCCGGAAGTTTTGGTCAGGATCCGCTCCAAAATGGCGCGCGCGCGGATCGTCGAGCTGCCTTTTTACAGTAGAGTGCGGCGGAAACAAACGAGACACGAGCCTG is from Candidatus Margulisiibacteriota bacterium and encodes:
- the hisC gene encoding histidinol-phosphate transaminase — protein: MQTKENIQNIAPYQPGVLKEGAIKLASNENPLGSSPKALAALKESLDKLHLYPDGGCVRLKNALAEYYGLSPEYFLTGNGSDEIFHFITAAFVRPAERVLTSTVTFSEYTFAAKLFAGAVDYAPLADGRFQLEAMLQKITPQTKIIFLANPNNPTGTYFPAAELENFLKKVPDEIMVVLDEAYAEYAAAADYPNSLGLLKTFKNLLLTRTFSKIYGLAGLRAGYMIAAPEVIAYLNKTREPFNVNALAQTAAAAALDDRDFVRRSRENNEIGKKYLYAEFDKLGLKYYPTEANFIFVYIGQDCNAAFQKLLERGVTVRPLQSFGVQDAIRVTIGTPEQNQKFSAALKEIL